Proteins from one bacterium genomic window:
- a CDS encoding FAD/NAD(P)-binding protein, whose amino-acid sequence MSHPYYTDDKEDKLITEEAVREGENIFLPKPARILQVQPMARTEKQFRLAFTDGTSIAHQPGQIVEASLFGFGEIPLGIASSPTREGYFDLVIRKAGRVSTALWNLNEGDTMYIRGPLGTGFPVEEFKGHNVLIVAGGIGLCPTRSMIEYIEDRREEFGRFVLFFGARSPKDQLFLDDLARWRDGSEWIEYHETVDQGSPDWKGNVGVITTLFAQTSISEDYRVIICGPPIMYKFVIKELQKLAVPDSHIYVDLERRMKCGVGKCGHCQINGLYVCTDGPVFNYARIKNLEEAF is encoded by the coding sequence ATGAGTCACCCTTATTATACTGATGATAAGGAAGATAAATTAATTACCGAAGAAGCTGTTCGGGAAGGGGAAAATATATTTTTGCCAAAACCGGCCAGAATACTTCAGGTTCAGCCAATGGCCAGAACCGAGAAACAGTTTCGCCTCGCCTTTACGGATGGCACTTCGATAGCCCACCAGCCTGGCCAGATTGTCGAGGCATCCCTGTTCGGTTTCGGCGAAATTCCGCTGGGAATCGCCTCTTCCCCCACCCGGGAAGGGTATTTTGACCTGGTGATTCGAAAAGCCGGACGCGTTTCCACTGCCCTGTGGAACCTGAACGAGGGCGATACCATGTACATTCGAGGCCCCCTGGGAACAGGCTTTCCGGTGGAGGAATTCAAAGGCCATAATGTGCTGATAGTCGCCGGAGGAATCGGTTTATGCCCTACCAGAAGCATGATTGAATACATCGAGGACCGGAGGGAAGAGTTTGGCCGATTTGTCCTGTTTTTCGGTGCCCGCTCCCCGAAGGACCAGCTTTTCCTGGATGATCTGGCCCGATGGAGGGATGGGAGCGAGTGGATCGAGTATCATGAGACCGTGGATCAGGGGAGCCCTGACTGGAAAGGGAATGTAGGAGTAATCACCACCCTGTTTGCTCAAACCAGCATCAGCGAAGATTACCGGGTGATTATCTGCGGTCCGCCGATCATGTACAAATTTGTTATCAAGGAACTGCAAAAACTGGCTGTTCCGGATTCTCATATCTATGTTGACCTGGAGCGGAGAATGAAATGCGGAGTGGGAAAATGTGGTCATTGCCAGATCAATGGCCTCTATGTCTGCACCGATGGGCCGGTTTTCAACTATGCCAGGATTAAAAATCTGGAGGAGGCGTTCTAA
- a CDS encoding 4Fe-4S dicluster domain-containing protein, translating into MRLLFLQRDELGPFVQNLIASQEVVGPKAKKNRFVFDKIESPAELRLDFDTTILPPKKYFFQPQQDLVKFSPEGFQGCIEPRPRILFGVHPYDIKAISMLDHLFSEGKKDWNYLANRHSTTIVGINVHQVFKTAFFESIGASIVTTGYDLFLTDIGEEGFVVEVATEKGEALLTQGKFSQAAPQQVEMHKEILYGQTDRCSQKLLHLSEEVAEKVNHSFHHPIWEEMAGRCFSCGACNLVCPTCYCFDVQDVWNLDQVSGTRFRTWDGCLTEDFAKVTVQGGTENFREDRSSRYRHRIMRKAVYLNSKLGGPACVGCGRCAAACPADLANPVPVLNKIMEG; encoded by the coding sequence ATGCGACTGCTTTTTCTACAAAGAGACGAACTGGGGCCATTTGTTCAGAATCTCATTGCCTCGCAGGAAGTGGTGGGTCCAAAGGCCAAAAAGAATCGGTTTGTGTTCGACAAGATCGAGAGCCCTGCTGAATTGCGGTTGGATTTTGATACGACCATCCTCCCTCCCAAGAAGTATTTTTTTCAGCCTCAGCAGGACCTGGTCAAATTCTCTCCCGAAGGGTTTCAGGGGTGTATAGAACCGAGGCCAAGGATCCTTTTCGGTGTGCATCCGTATGACATCAAGGCCATTTCCATGCTGGACCATCTGTTCAGCGAGGGGAAAAAGGACTGGAATTACCTGGCTAACCGTCATTCAACCACCATTGTAGGCATCAATGTCCATCAGGTCTTCAAAACCGCCTTCTTCGAAAGCATAGGAGCCAGCATCGTTACCACGGGGTATGATCTGTTCCTGACCGATATCGGGGAAGAAGGGTTTGTGGTTGAGGTAGCCACCGAAAAAGGGGAAGCTCTGCTTACTCAGGGGAAATTTTCTCAGGCTGCGCCTCAACAGGTGGAAATGCATAAGGAAATCCTGTACGGGCAAACCGATCGATGTTCCCAGAAGCTGCTTCACCTGTCGGAAGAAGTTGCCGAAAAGGTAAACCATTCCTTTCACCACCCGATTTGGGAAGAGATGGCTGGCCGCTGTTTCTCCTGCGGAGCCTGTAATCTGGTTTGTCCAACCTGCTACTGTTTTGATGTCCAGGATGTCTGGAATCTCGATCAGGTATCGGGAACCCGGTTTCGGACCTGGGATGGCTGTCTGACCGAGGATTTTGCCAAAGTTACCGTGCAGGGTGGTACGGAAAACTTCCGGGAGGACCGTTCTTCCCGGTACCGTCACCGGATCATGCGCAAGGCTGTTTATCTGAATTCAAAATTAGGGGGACCTGCCTGTGTAGGATGCGGCCGCTGCGCTGCAGCCTGTCCGGCAGATCTGGCCAACCCGGTGCCTGTCCTCAATAAAATTATGGAGGGATAG